A genome region from Microbacterium sp. CGR2 includes the following:
- a CDS encoding LacI family DNA-binding transcriptional regulator yields MNRPDDTAPRATLAHVAARAGVSLKTASRALGGESYVSDKTLASVLAAAAELDYQRNSAASLLASGRLADSIGLITGDFTNPFYSALAQAIEDEIRPHGMHLSVANSRESADQELRVALDLADRQTKAVITVSATDDHADYRQLQSRGIPVVFVDRPAENLDADSVVFDNRAGGRLAARHLIDAGHRRIAFIGDYAWLPTYRQRLAGMGDVLDGTDAGWRDLLRTDAHDVASSRACARELLALPHPPTAVVAGNNRILLGVMEEISTADAAATPAVIGFDEPEWAQVLGISVVTGDVEALGRQAARLAVARLNDRTRSIENVVLPMRLIARQSTADPEG; encoded by the coding sequence ATGAACAGGCCAGACGACACCGCACCGCGTGCGACGCTCGCCCACGTCGCCGCGCGCGCAGGGGTCAGCCTGAAGACGGCATCCCGGGCCCTGGGCGGCGAGTCGTACGTGAGCGACAAGACGCTCGCCAGCGTGCTGGCCGCCGCGGCGGAGCTCGACTATCAGCGCAATTCCGCCGCCAGTCTTCTGGCGAGCGGGCGCCTCGCGGACTCGATCGGTCTGATCACGGGCGACTTCACCAACCCGTTCTACTCCGCCCTCGCGCAAGCGATCGAAGACGAGATCCGTCCGCACGGCATGCACCTCTCGGTCGCGAACTCCCGCGAGTCCGCCGACCAGGAGCTGCGGGTCGCCCTCGACCTCGCGGATCGGCAGACCAAGGCCGTGATCACCGTCTCGGCGACCGACGATCACGCCGACTACCGACAGCTGCAGTCCCGTGGCATCCCGGTGGTCTTCGTCGATCGTCCCGCGGAGAACCTCGACGCCGATTCGGTCGTGTTCGACAACCGTGCGGGTGGCAGACTTGCGGCCCGACACCTGATCGATGCCGGCCACCGCCGCATCGCGTTCATCGGCGACTACGCCTGGCTCCCCACGTATCGGCAGCGCCTCGCGGGCATGGGAGATGTGCTCGACGGAACGGACGCCGGCTGGCGCGACCTGCTGCGGACGGATGCACACGATGTCGCGTCCTCTCGGGCGTGCGCGCGTGAACTGCTGGCTCTCCCCCACCCACCGACCGCCGTCGTGGCCGGGAACAACCGCATCCTGCTCGGGGTGATGGAAGAGATCTCGACTGCGGATGCCGCGGCCACGCCGGCCGTGATCGGATTCGATGAGCCGGAGTGGGCCCAGGTCCTCGGCATCAGCGTCGTCACCGGTGATGTGGAGGCACTCGGCCGCCAGGCCGCGCGCCTGGCTGTCGCCCGTCTGAACGACCGGACGCGGAGCATCGAGAACGTCGTCCTGCCGATGCGGCTCATCGCCCGGCAGTCGACCGCCGACCCAGAAGGGTGA